One window of the Manihot esculenta cultivar AM560-2 chromosome 14, M.esculenta_v8, whole genome shotgun sequence genome contains the following:
- the LOC110599662 gene encoding pentatricopeptide repeat-containing protein At4g30825, chloroplastic, which translates to MASLRLSISLNANKSNFSKNPLQFPTHVSLFSISSCIPSSKPCIITILSRFNPVKVSRVETELSESEPVLSTSRDLVQESLNQDLIERNQDLKRKIRKNYRGAKKGRKSQVGFKFNYKRHGSQQREDFFVHDTDLDVDYSVINSNLSLEQCNYILKQLEGCSSESKTLRFFEWMKSNGKLEKNVNAYNVILRVLARREDWDCAERMIRELSDSFGSALDFRIFNTLIYICSKRGHMKLGGKWFLMMLELGVQPNVATFGMLMGLYQKGWNVEEAEFVFSQMRSFRIICQSAYSAMITIYTRLRLYDKAEEVIGIMRKDNVALNLENWLVLLNAYCQQGKLEEAEELLIAMQESGFSPNIVAYNTLITGYGKLSKMDAAQHLFLEIKNVGLGPDETTYRSMIEGWGRTGNYKEAKWYYSELKRLGFSPNSSNLYTLINLQAKHDDEEGAVRTIQDMLKMGCQYSSILGTLLKSYERAGKIDKVPLLLKGSFYQHVLVNQTSCSILVMAYVKHCLVHDALEVLQDKEWNDPAFEDNLYHLLICSCKELGHLENAVKIYSQMPKSNGKPNLHILCTMIDVYSSLGLFTEGEKLYLQLKSSGIALDMIAFSIVVRMYVKAGLLKDACTVLETIEKQKDIIPDIYLFRDMLRIYQRCGMMSKLNDLYYKILRSGVVWDQELYSCIINCCARALPVYEISRLFNEMLRCGFSPNTITFNVMLDVYGKAKNFRKVKELFWMARKRGLVDVISYNTVIAAYGHNRDFKNMASAIQKMQFDGFSVSLEAYNCMLDAYGKEGQMESFRYVLQRMKQSKCTSDQHTYNIMINIYGKQGWIDEVAGVLTELKECGPGPDLCSYNTLIKAYGIAGMIEDAINLVKEMRQNGIEPDKITYTTLITALQKNDKYLEAVKWSLWMKQLVL; encoded by the coding sequence ATGGCATCTCTCAGATTATCCATTTCTTTGAATGCAAATAAATCCAATTTCTCCAAAAACCCACTTCAATTTCCCACCCATGTCTCTCTTTTTTCAATTTCTAGTTGTATTCCTTCATCTAAGCCATGCATAATCACCATTTTGAGTAGATTCAATCCTGTTAAAGTCTCTCGGGTAGAAACCGAGTTGTCTGAGAGTGAACCTGTTTTATCCACATCCCGCGATTTGGTCCAGGAAAGCTTAAATCAGGATTTGATTGAGCGGAACCAGGATCTGAAACGTAAAATCAGGAAAAATTATAGGGGTGCAAAGAAGGGGAGGAAAAGTCAAGTGGGATTTAAGTTTAATTACAAAAGGCATGGTAGTCAACAAAGAGAAGATTTTTTTGTGCATGATACTGATTTGGATGTTGATTACTCTGTCATTAACTCCAACTTAAGTCTAGAACAAtgtaattatattttgaaaCAGCTTGAGGGGTGTAGTAGTGAAAGTAAAACTTTGAGGTTCTTTGAGTGGATGAAGAGTAACGGGAAGCTAGAAAAGAATGTGAATGCTTATAATGTGATTCTTCGAGTGCTGGCCAGGAGAGAAGACTGGGATTGTGCAGAGAGGATGATTAGGGAATTGAGTGATAGCTTTGGTTCTGCCCTGGATTTTCGGATTTTTAACACTCTTATTTATATTTGCTCTAAACGGGGGCATATGAAGTTGGGTGGGAAATGGTTTCTAATGATGTTGGAACTTGGTGTTCAGCCCAATGTAGCCACATTTGGTATGCTCATGGGGCTTTACCAAAAGGGCTGGAATGTTGAGGAGGCAGAGTTTGTGTTTTCCCAAATGAGGAGTTTCAGAATTATATGTCAATCTGCGTATTCTGCCATGATTACTATTTATACTCGTTTAAGACTGTATGACAAAGCAGAAGAAGTTATTGGCATAATGAGAAAAGATAATGTGGCATTGAATTTGGAGAATTGGTTGGTATTGCTAAATGCTTATTGTCAGCAAGGCAAGTTGGAAGAGGCTGAAGAGCTGTTGATTGCAATGCAAGAATCTGGGTTTTCCCCCAATATTGTTGCATATAATACACTGATAACTGGGTATGGAAAGCTATCAAAGATGGATGCTGCTCAACACCTGTTCTTGGAAATCAAGAATGTGGGATTAGGGCCTGATGAAACAACTTATCGCTCCATGATTGAAGGTTGGGGGCGAACTGGCAATTATAAGGAGGCAAAATGGTACTATTCAGAGCTCAAACGATTGGGATTCAGTCCTAATTCATCTAACTTATATACACTAATAAACTTACAAGCCAAACATGATGATGAAGAGGGTGCTGTCAGAACTATTCAAGATATGCTGAAGATGGGGTGCCAGTACTCTTCGATCCTTGGCACTCTATTGAAATCATATGAGAGGGCTGGGAAGATTGACAAAGTACCTCTCCTTTTGAAAGGTTCCTTCTACCAACACGTTCTTGTAAATCAGACTTCTTGCTCCATTCTGGTAATGGCTTATGTGAAACATTGCTTGGTCCATGATGCTCTAGAAGTGTTGCAGGACAAAGAGTGGAATGATCCAGCTTTTGAGGACAACTTGTATCATTTGCTGATTTGCTCATGCAAGGAGTTGGGTCATCTTGAGAATGCTGTTAAGATTTACTCTCAAATGCCCAAGTCTAATGGTAAGCCAAACTTGCATATCTTGTGCACTATGATTGACGTTTACAGTTCCCTTGGCCTATTTACTGAAGGAGAGAAACTCTATCTACAGCTAAAATCTTCTGGAATTGCTTTAGACATGATTGCCTTTAGCATTGTTGTGAGGATGTATGTCAAAGCTGGATTGTTGAAAGATGCTTGCACTGTTCTAGAAACAATAGAGAAGCAAAAGGACATAATTCCAGACATTTATCTGTTCCGTGACATGCTTCGTATTTATCAACGATGTGGAATGATGAGCAAGTTAAATGATCTGTATTATAAAATCTTGAGGAGTGGGGTTGTTTGGGATCAAGAATTGTATAGTTGTATCATAAATTGTTGTGCTCGTGCTCTACCTGTTTATGAAATTTCCAGACTTTTCAATGAGATGCTTCGCTGTGGCTTTTCTCCTAATACTATAACCTTCAATGTCATGCTTGATGTTTATGGGAAAGCTAAGAACTTCAGGAAGGTTAAGGAATTGTTCTGGATGGCCAGAAAACGAGGTTTGGTTGATGTGATCTCTTACAATACCGTGATAGCTGCATATGGGCATAATAGAGACTTCAAGAATATGGCTTCAGCTATACAGAAAATGCAATTTGATGGCTTTTCGGTTTCCCTTGAGGCCTACAATTGCATGTTGGATGCATATGGAAAGGAAGGTCAAATGGAGAGTTTTAGATATGTTTTACAGAGAATGAAGCAATCGAAGTGTACTTCTGACCAGCATACATACAATATTATGATCAATATCTATGGGAAGCAAGGATGGATTGATGAAGTAGCAGGGGTGCTGACAGAATTGAAAGAATGTGGACCAGGGCCTGATTTGTGCAGCTATAACACATTGATAAAGGCATATGGAATTGCTGGGATGATAGAAGATGCCATCAATTTGGTCAAGGAAATGAGACAAAATGGAATAGAGCCTGACAAGATAACCTATACCACTTTGATTACTGCTTTACAGAAGAATGATAAATATTTAGAAGCTGTTAAATGGTCCTTGTGGATGAAGCAACTGGTGTTATAA